Within Mycolicibacterium neworleansense, the genomic segment TGTCGGCGGCGATGCGGATCAGCCGGGGCCGGGCCCGCACCCAGGTGCATCACGCCCGGGTGTTGCGCGACAAGCTGCCCCAGGTGGCGGCCCGCTTCGCCGTCGGCGATATCGATTATCGGGTGGTTCGGATGATCATCACCCGCACCGAGACCGCGGATCGGTCGGTGTGGGCCGAGGTGGACGCTGAGCTGGCGGCTCGGGCGCATCGGTGGATGCGATTCTCGGAAAACCAACTGCGCGATCGGATCGATCAATGGGTCGCCAAACTCGACCCCAACGGGCAACGGGTCCCGCCGGATCTGGCCCAGGACCGGTTTGTGCAGATCGATCCGGGCCGCCCGGGCACGGCCACGGTAGTGGCCAACATCGACGCCGCCGATGGGGCTGCCTTGAATCAACGCCTGGATGCGTTGGCTGACACGGTGTGTGAGCATGATCCGCGCACCCGTGAGCGGCGTCGTGCCGATGCGGTGGGGCCGTTGGCCCGGCTGCAAGCCCAGCTGGCCTGCCGGTGCGGCCGTGAGGACTGCCCGGCCGGGCAGAAACACGCGGCCGCTGACGCGGCGGTGGTTCACGTGTTGGCCGAGCAGGCCACCCTCGAGGGGACTTCAGATGATCCGGGATATCTACCCGGGCACGGAATCCTACCCGCTGAATCGGTGCGAAACCTGGCCG encodes:
- a CDS encoding DUF222 domain-containing protein, which produces SAAMRISRGRARTQVHHARVLRDKLPQVAARFAVGDIDYRVVRMIITRTETADRSVWAEVDAELAARAHRWMRFSENQLRDRIDQWVAKLDPNGQRVPPDLAQDRFVQIDPGRPGTATVVANIDAADGAALNQRLDALADTVCEHDPRTRERRRADAVGPLARLQAQLACRCGREDCPAGQKHAAADAAVVHVLAEQATLEGTSDDPGYLPGHGILPAESVRNLAAKAKIKPLVVPAAPTDAKTVADIGEEPGPPEFSDSPNTPAPEGAEPGYRPSVALSEFIRFRDLTCRFPGCDAPVQRCDIDHT